In Vigna angularis cultivar LongXiaoDou No.4 chromosome 8, ASM1680809v1, whole genome shotgun sequence, one DNA window encodes the following:
- the LOC108345396 gene encoding myb-related protein 315: MGRQPCCDKVGLKRGPWTIEEDHKLMNFILNNGIHCWRAVPKLAGLLRCGKSCRLRWINYLRPDLKRGGFTEMEEDQIIQLHSCLGNRWSKIASHFPGRTDNEIKNHWNTKIKKRLKVLGLDPLTLMPIEQKQQQSGDDDKLKTEKQQKSTSKGSDQGVDSKPLDMHATGEEPKTEDKMEEKKVTWDDTTGFLNNYEMLCSQLELGSWLSQETKASTSSYCSSSFSLDDSSNLSVCESSYLQENSLQQWVEDLDSSLSWDSFNPLHTDFPFLENRQ; this comes from the exons ATGGGCAGACAACCTTGTTGTGATAAGGTTGGTTTGAAGAGAGGTCCATGGACTATTGAGGAAGATCACAAGCTTATGAATTTCATTCTCAACAATGGTATTCACTGCTGGAGAGCAGTTCCCAAGCTAGCAG GATTGCTGAGATGTGGAAAGAGCTGCAGATTGAGATGGATTAATTATCTGAGACCAGACCTCAAGAGAGGTGGATTTACTGAAATGGAAGAGGATCAAATTATACAACTACATTCATGTCTTGGTAACAG GTGGTCTAAGATTGCTTCACATTTTCCAGGGAGGACAGAtaatgaaatcaagaaccatTGGAACACAAAGATAAAAAAGAGGTTGAAGGTCCTTGGTTTGGACCCTTTGACCCTGATGCCAATTGAGCAAAAGCAGCAACAGTCTGGTGATGATGACAAACTCAAGACAGAGAAACAGCAAAAAAGCACTTCAAAAGGGTCTGACCAAGGTGTGGATAGCAAACCCTTGGACATGCATGCCACAGGAGAAGAGCCAAAAACAGAAgacaaaatggaagaaaaaaaggtAACATGGGATGACACCACTGGTTTTCTGAACAATTATGAAATGTTGTGCTCACAGTTGGAGTTGGGATCATGGTTGAGCCAAGAAACCAAAGCCAGCACCAGCTCTTACTGTAGTTCTTCTTTCTCACTGGATGATTCTAGCAACCTTTCTGTCTGTGAATCCTCTTATCTTCAGGAAAATTCCTTGCAACAATGGGTTGAGGATTTGGATTCCAGTCTCTCATGGGATAGCTTCAATCCACTTCACACTGATTTTCCCTTCTTGGAAAATAGGCAATAA
- the LOC108343751 gene encoding pentatricopeptide repeat-containing protein At1g79490, mitochondrial: MIYNRQLLSSATNLFKLTHEFSLLSRAHSSISAQPFTRKLTFLASSSIFSPTPRLCNDSNLVGMRGMRCFCHDSGGSKEWTEEIEYLDESGGVIYKGKGVRSVEPGLDDHVMVGEVKKPFVNALAVAKIVEVVKRWKWGPELETQLDKLQFVPNMTHIAQAMKVIGDSDACLSLFRWAKRQAWYATSDDCYVMLFDGLNQKRDFEGIQSLFDEMVGDSADGVSLSAACNRVIRYLAKAEKLEVSFCCFKKIVDAGCKVDTETYNSLITLFLNKGLPYKAFEMYESMEKVGCLLDGSTYELMIPNLAKSGRLDAAFKLFQEMKVRDFRPGLNVFVSLVDSMGKAGRLDSAMKVYMEMRGYGYKPPPTIFVSLIESYVKSGKLETALRLWDEMRMAGFRPNFGLYTLVIESHAKSGKLDIAMSTFLDMEKAGFLPTPSTYSCLLEMHAAAGQIDPAMKLYNSMTNAGLRPGLSTYTVLLTLLANKKLVDVAAKILLEMKTMGYSVDVTASDVLMVYIKEGSVDLALRWLRFMGSSGIRTNNFIIRQLFESCMKSGLYESAKPLLDTYVNSAAKVDLILYTSILAHLVRCQEEKNERHLMSILSATKHKAHTFMCGLFTGPEHRGQPVLSFVREFFQGIDYELEEGAAKYFVNVLLNYLVLMGQINRARCVWKVAYENKLFPKAIVFDQHIAWSLDVRNLSVGAALIAVVHTLHRFRKRMLYYGIVPRRIKLVTGATLKIVIAQMFSSVESPFEVSKVVLRASGDSVMEWFKKPIVQQFLLNEIPSRSDILMHRLNILFPSSAPEVRSLSPPKPLIAVREI; encoded by the coding sequence ATGATTTATAATCGCCAATTGCTTTCTTCTGCTACCAATCTCTTCAAACTCACCCATGaattctctcttctctcccGCGCTCACTCTTCCATTTCTGCGCAACCCTTTACCCGAAAGTTAACGTTTTTGGCCTCTTCATCGATATTTTCGCCCACCCCACGTTTGTGCAATGACTCAAATCTTGTGGGGATGAGAGGCATGAGATGTTTCTGCCATGACAGTGGTGGGTCTAAGGAGTGGACTGAGGAAATTGAGTACTTAGATGAATCGGGTGGTGTTATTTACAAGGGTAAGGGTGTGAGGTCTGTGGAGCCTGGTCTTGATGATCATGTGATGGTGGGTGAGGTGAAGAAGCCCTTTGTGAATGCTCTGGCTGTAGCAAAAATTGTTGAGGTTGTGAAGAGGTGGAAGTGGGGGCCGGAATTGGAGACCCAATTGGACAAACTACAGTTTGTGCCCAACATGACTCACATTGCTCAAGCGATGAAAGTTATTGGTGATTCTGATGCTTGTTTGAGTTTGTTTAGGTGGGCCAAGAGGCAGGCTTGGTATGCTACAAGTGATGACTGTTATGTCATGTTGTTTGATGGGCTGAATCAAAAGAGGGATTTTGAGGGGATTCAGTCGTTGTTTGATGAGATGGTTGGTGATTCGGCTGATGGGGTTTCCTTGTCTGCTGCGTGTAATAGGGTGATTAGGTACTTGGCTAAGGCAGAGAAGTTGGAGGTGTCGTTTTGCTGCTTCAAGAAAATAGTGGATGCTGGTTGTAAAGTTGATACGGAGACGTATAATTCGCTCATTACTTTGTTTTTGAACAAGGGTTTGCCTTACAAGGCATTTGAAATGTACGAGAGCATGGAGAAAGTTGGCTGTTTGTTGGATGGTTCGACATATGAATTGATGATCCCCAACTTGGCAAAGTCAGGGCGTCTTGATGCTGCTTTCAAACTCTTCCAAGAGATGAAAGTGAGAGATTTTCGGCCTGGTTTGAATGTCTTTGTGTCTCTTGTTGATTCTATGGGGAAGGCGGGCAGGTTGGACAGTGCAATGAAGGTTTACATGGAGATGCGAGGTTATGGCTACAAGCCACCCCCTACCATATTTGTTTCTCTGATTGAGTCTTATGTGAAGTCTGGGAAGTTAGAAACTGCTCTAAGGCTTTGGGATGAGATGAGGATGGCAGGGTTCAGGCCTAACTTTGGTTTGTATACTTTGGTCATTGAATCCCATGCAAAATCAGGGAAGCTTGACATTGCTATGTCTACGTTTTTAGATATGGAAAAAGCAGGGTTTCTACCCACCCCATCTACATATTCTTGTCTCTTGGAAATGCATGCTGCTGCTGGACAAATTGATCCGGCCATGAAACTGTACAATTCAATGACTAATGCGGGTTTAAGACCTGGCCTAAGCACTTATACCGTGCTTTTAACTCTACTGGCTAATAAAAAGCTGGTGGATGTGGCTGCCAAAATTCTACTTGAAATGAAGACCATGGGGTATTCTGTAGATGTGACAGCTAGTGATGTTTTGATGGTGTATATTAAGGAAGGTTCGGTTGATCTTGCTTTGAGGTGGTTGCGTTTCATGGGTTCATCTGGGATCAGAaccaataattttattatcagGCAGTTGTTTGAGTCATGCATGAAGAGTGGGTTGTATGAATCAGCCAAGCCTCTTCTGGACACATATGTTAACTCTGCTGCTAAAGTTGATTTGATACTCTACACCTCCATTTTAGCTCATCTTGTTAGGTGTCaggaagagaaaaatgagaGGCATTTGATGTCTATCCTCAGTGCTACAAAGCATAAGGCACACACTTTTATGTGTGGACTTTTCACAGGCCCAGAACACAGGGGACAGCCGGTGTTATCTTTTGTTCGGGAATTCTTTCAAGGTATTGATTATGAATTAGAGGAGGGTGCTGCTAAGTACTTTGTCAATGTTCTTCTCAATTACCTAGTTCTTATGGGGCAGATAAATCGAGCTCGATGTGTTTGGAAGGTTGCTTATGAGAACAAACTTTTCCCAAAGGCTATAGTGTTTGATCAGCACATTGCTTGGTCCCTTGATGTTAGAAACTTGTCAGTCGGAGCTGCTCTTATTGCAGTAGTGCATACTCTTCATAGATTCAGAAAGCGCATGCTATATTATGGCATTGTGCCAAGACGGATAAAATTGGTTACCGGAGCAACTTTGAAGATTGTGATTGCACAGATGTTTAGCTCAGTAGAATCTCCTTTTGAGGTGAGTAAAGTGGTTCTTAGGGCATCAGGAGATTCAGTCATGGAGTGGTTTAAGAAGCCAATTGTTCAGCAGTTTCTTCTTAACGAAATTCCATCCAGGTCTGATATTCTAATGCACAGGCTGAACATACTTTTCCCTAGTTCTGCACCTGAAGTTAGATCTCTATCTCCTCCTAAGCCTCTCATTGCAGTCAGGGAAATCTAA